In one window of Gossypium arboreum isolate Shixiya-1 chromosome 4, ASM2569848v2, whole genome shotgun sequence DNA:
- the LOC108450334 gene encoding agamous-like MADS-box protein MADS1 isoform X1, translated as MEFPNLDPESSSQKKMGRGKIEIKRIENTTNRQVTFCKRRNGLLKKAYELSVLCDAEVALIVFSSRGRLYEYANNSVRATIERYKKACSDATTPGSVAEANIQFYQQEATKLRRQIRDVQNMNRHILGEALSSLTFKELKNLEGRLEKGICRIRSKKNELLFAEIGFMQKREVELQNDNMYLRAKIAENERAQQQSNQLIQAASSYNRNFLPVNLLEPSNNDYSNQDQTPLQLV; from the exons ATGGAGTTCCCTAATCTAGACCCAGAAAGCTCTTCCCAGAAAAAAATGGGAAGAGGCAAAATCGAGATTAAGCGGATCGAGAACACCACTAATCGACAAGTTACCTTCTGCAAGCGCCGCAATGGACTGCTCAAAAAGGCCTATGAATTATCTGTTCTTTGTGATGCTGAGGTGGCTCTCATAGTCTTCTCCAGCCGTGGCCGTCTCTATGAATATGCTAACAACAG TGTGAGAGCAACAATTGAGAGATACAAGAAAGCATGCTCAGATGCAACAACTCCAGGGTCTGTGGCTGAAGCCAACATTCAG TTCTACCAGCAAGAAGCAACCAAACTCCGACGACAAATTCGTGATGTTCAGAACATGAACAG GCATATCCTTGGAGAGGCTCTGAGCTCATTGACCTTTAAGGAACTCAAGAACCTTGAAGGCAGGCTGGAGAAAGGCATTTGTAGAATCAGATCCAAAAAG AACGAATTACTGTTTGCAGAAATTGGATTCATGCAAAAGAGG GAAGTTGAACTGCAGAACGATAACATGTACCTGCGAGCAAAA ATAGCTGAAAATGAAAGAGCGCAACAACAATCAAACCAGCTGATACAAGCAGCCTCCTCCTACAATCGCAACTTTCTGCCAGTAAACCTGCTGGAACCCAGTAATAATGATTACTCCAACCAAGACCAAACTCCTCTTCAACTTGTATAA
- the LOC108450334 gene encoding agamous-like MADS-box protein MADS1 isoform X3: MEFPNLDPESSSQKKMGRGKIEIKRIENTTNRQVTFCKRRNGLLKKAYELSVLCDAEVALIVFSSRGRLYEYANNSVRATIERYKKACSDATTPGSVAEANIQFYQQEATKLRRQIRDVQNMNRHILGEALSSLTFKELKNLEGRLEKGICRIRSKKIAENERAQQQSNQLIQAASSYNRNFLPVNLLEPSNNDYSNQDQTPLQLV; this comes from the exons ATGGAGTTCCCTAATCTAGACCCAGAAAGCTCTTCCCAGAAAAAAATGGGAAGAGGCAAAATCGAGATTAAGCGGATCGAGAACACCACTAATCGACAAGTTACCTTCTGCAAGCGCCGCAATGGACTGCTCAAAAAGGCCTATGAATTATCTGTTCTTTGTGATGCTGAGGTGGCTCTCATAGTCTTCTCCAGCCGTGGCCGTCTCTATGAATATGCTAACAACAG TGTGAGAGCAACAATTGAGAGATACAAGAAAGCATGCTCAGATGCAACAACTCCAGGGTCTGTGGCTGAAGCCAACATTCAG TTCTACCAGCAAGAAGCAACCAAACTCCGACGACAAATTCGTGATGTTCAGAACATGAACAG GCATATCCTTGGAGAGGCTCTGAGCTCATTGACCTTTAAGGAACTCAAGAACCTTGAAGGCAGGCTGGAGAAAGGCATTTGTAGAATCAGATCCAAAAAG ATAGCTGAAAATGAAAGAGCGCAACAACAATCAAACCAGCTGATACAAGCAGCCTCCTCCTACAATCGCAACTTTCTGCCAGTAAACCTGCTGGAACCCAGTAATAATGATTACTCCAACCAAGACCAAACTCCTCTTCAACTTGTATAA
- the LOC108453489 gene encoding probable galacturonosyltransferase 15 isoform X1, which yields MTSKQQDIKAFAFKTKAMLLGMEQKVQSAKKRELMYWYLASRGVPKSLHCLCLKLAEEYAVNAMARSCLPPPEHVSRLADTSFNHIVLLTDNVLAASVVISSTVENAASPEKLVFHIVTDKKTYSPMHAWFATNTLKSAVVEVKGLHQYDWSQEVNVGVKQMLEIHHLICSHYYNNLKENDLDYGGEHQNFLEALSPSCLSLMNHLRIYIPELFPELNKIVFLDDDVVVQHDISSLWTLDLNGKIVGAVVDSWCGENCCPGRKYKDYLNFSHPVIPSHLDQDSCAWLSGMNIFDLEAWRRSNITSSYHKWLKLSLNSGFTLWQPGVLPPSLLAFQGHVHPIDPLWQVAGLGYRSSSAGGQILEAAAVLHFNGPAKPWLEIGSPEVRSLWSRHVNFSNSFIQKCRVLH from the exons ATGACGTCAAAACAACAAGATATCAAGGCCTTTGCTTTCAAGACAAAGGCCATG CTTTTAGGTATGGAGCAGAAGGTCCAGTCAGCAAAGAAGCGTGAGTTAATGTACTGGTATTTAGCTTCAAGGGGTGTTCCAAAGAGCCTACATTGCCTCTGCCTGAAATTGGCAGAAGAGTATGCTGTAAATGCAATGGCCCGCTCTTGTTTACCTCCTCCGGAACATGTTTCTCGCCTTGCTGACACATCCTTCAACCATATTGTGCTTCTGACTGACAATGTCCTGGCCGCCTCTGTTGTGATATCCTCTACAGTTGAAAATGCAGCCAGTCCTGAAAAACTGGTGTTTCACATAGTAACAGACAAGAAAACGTACTCCCCAATGCATGCCTGGTTTGCAACAAATACGCTGAAATCAGCAGTAGTGGAAGTTAAGGGATTACATCAATATGATTGGTCTCAGGAGGTGAATGTTGGAGTTAAGCAGATGTTGGAAATACATCACTTGATTTGTAGTCATTACTACAATAATCTGAAAGAAAACGACCTTGATTATGGAGGAGAGCATCAAAATTTTTTGGAGGCTTTAAGCCCTAGCTGCCTGTCCCTTATGAATCATCTTCGCATTTATATCCCTGAA CTGTTTCCGGAACTCAACAAGATAGTATTCTTGGACGATGATGTTGTAGTACAACATGACATATCATCTTTGTGGACATTGGATCTCAATGGGAAAATCGTTGGTGCCGTCGTTGACTCATGGTGTGGAGAAAACTGCTGTCCAGGAAGGAAATACAAGGACTACTTGAATTTTTCACACCCCGTAATTCCATCTCACCTCGACCAAGATAGTTGTGCATGGCTTTCTGGTATGAACATCTTCGATCTTGAAGCCTGGAGGAGGAGCAACATCACATCTTCTTATCATAAATGGTTGAAACTC AGTCTCAACTCGGGGTTCACACTATGGCAACCAGGAGTGCTTCCGCCAAGCTTACTTGCTTTCCAAGGGCACGTGCATCCTATTGACCCTTTATGGCAAGTGGCTGGTTTAGGGTATCGTTCCTCATCTGCTGGAGGACAGATATTAGAGGCTGCTGCTGTTTTGCATTTCAATGGCCCTGCCAAGCCATGGCTTGAGATCGGTTCTCCAGAAGTACGAAGCCTGTGGAGTAGACATGTAAATTTCTCGAACAGCTTTATCCAGAAATGTAGGGTTTTGCATTAG
- the LOC108453489 gene encoding probable galacturonosyltransferase 15 isoform X2 — protein sequence MEQKVQSAKKRELMYWYLASRGVPKSLHCLCLKLAEEYAVNAMARSCLPPPEHVSRLADTSFNHIVLLTDNVLAASVVISSTVENAASPEKLVFHIVTDKKTYSPMHAWFATNTLKSAVVEVKGLHQYDWSQEVNVGVKQMLEIHHLICSHYYNNLKENDLDYGGEHQNFLEALSPSCLSLMNHLRIYIPELFPELNKIVFLDDDVVVQHDISSLWTLDLNGKIVGAVVDSWCGENCCPGRKYKDYLNFSHPVIPSHLDQDSCAWLSGMNIFDLEAWRRSNITSSYHKWLKLSLNSGFTLWQPGVLPPSLLAFQGHVHPIDPLWQVAGLGYRSSSAGGQILEAAAVLHFNGPAKPWLEIGSPEVRSLWSRHVNFSNSFIQKCRVLH from the exons ATGGAGCAGAAGGTCCAGTCAGCAAAGAAGCGTGAGTTAATGTACTGGTATTTAGCTTCAAGGGGTGTTCCAAAGAGCCTACATTGCCTCTGCCTGAAATTGGCAGAAGAGTATGCTGTAAATGCAATGGCCCGCTCTTGTTTACCTCCTCCGGAACATGTTTCTCGCCTTGCTGACACATCCTTCAACCATATTGTGCTTCTGACTGACAATGTCCTGGCCGCCTCTGTTGTGATATCCTCTACAGTTGAAAATGCAGCCAGTCCTGAAAAACTGGTGTTTCACATAGTAACAGACAAGAAAACGTACTCCCCAATGCATGCCTGGTTTGCAACAAATACGCTGAAATCAGCAGTAGTGGAAGTTAAGGGATTACATCAATATGATTGGTCTCAGGAGGTGAATGTTGGAGTTAAGCAGATGTTGGAAATACATCACTTGATTTGTAGTCATTACTACAATAATCTGAAAGAAAACGACCTTGATTATGGAGGAGAGCATCAAAATTTTTTGGAGGCTTTAAGCCCTAGCTGCCTGTCCCTTATGAATCATCTTCGCATTTATATCCCTGAA CTGTTTCCGGAACTCAACAAGATAGTATTCTTGGACGATGATGTTGTAGTACAACATGACATATCATCTTTGTGGACATTGGATCTCAATGGGAAAATCGTTGGTGCCGTCGTTGACTCATGGTGTGGAGAAAACTGCTGTCCAGGAAGGAAATACAAGGACTACTTGAATTTTTCACACCCCGTAATTCCATCTCACCTCGACCAAGATAGTTGTGCATGGCTTTCTGGTATGAACATCTTCGATCTTGAAGCCTGGAGGAGGAGCAACATCACATCTTCTTATCATAAATGGTTGAAACTC AGTCTCAACTCGGGGTTCACACTATGGCAACCAGGAGTGCTTCCGCCAAGCTTACTTGCTTTCCAAGGGCACGTGCATCCTATTGACCCTTTATGGCAAGTGGCTGGTTTAGGGTATCGTTCCTCATCTGCTGGAGGACAGATATTAGAGGCTGCTGCTGTTTTGCATTTCAATGGCCCTGCCAAGCCATGGCTTGAGATCGGTTCTCCAGAAGTACGAAGCCTGTGGAGTAGACATGTAAATTTCTCGAACAGCTTTATCCAGAAATGTAGGGTTTTGCATTAG
- the LOC108450334 gene encoding agamous-like MADS-box protein MADS1 isoform X2 has product MEFPNLDPESSSQKKMGRGKIEIKRIENTTNRQVTFCKRRNGLLKKAYELSVLCDAEVALIVFSSRGRLYEYANNSVRATIERYKKACSDATTPGSVAEANIQFYQQEATKLRRQIRDVQNMNRHILGEALSSLTFKELKNLEGRLEKGICRIRSKKEVELQNDNMYLRAKIAENERAQQQSNQLIQAASSYNRNFLPVNLLEPSNNDYSNQDQTPLQLV; this is encoded by the exons ATGGAGTTCCCTAATCTAGACCCAGAAAGCTCTTCCCAGAAAAAAATGGGAAGAGGCAAAATCGAGATTAAGCGGATCGAGAACACCACTAATCGACAAGTTACCTTCTGCAAGCGCCGCAATGGACTGCTCAAAAAGGCCTATGAATTATCTGTTCTTTGTGATGCTGAGGTGGCTCTCATAGTCTTCTCCAGCCGTGGCCGTCTCTATGAATATGCTAACAACAG TGTGAGAGCAACAATTGAGAGATACAAGAAAGCATGCTCAGATGCAACAACTCCAGGGTCTGTGGCTGAAGCCAACATTCAG TTCTACCAGCAAGAAGCAACCAAACTCCGACGACAAATTCGTGATGTTCAGAACATGAACAG GCATATCCTTGGAGAGGCTCTGAGCTCATTGACCTTTAAGGAACTCAAGAACCTTGAAGGCAGGCTGGAGAAAGGCATTTGTAGAATCAGATCCAAAAAG GAAGTTGAACTGCAGAACGATAACATGTACCTGCGAGCAAAA ATAGCTGAAAATGAAAGAGCGCAACAACAATCAAACCAGCTGATACAAGCAGCCTCCTCCTACAATCGCAACTTTCTGCCAGTAAACCTGCTGGAACCCAGTAATAATGATTACTCCAACCAAGACCAAACTCCTCTTCAACTTGTATAA